CCTGATCTTCTACCTTAATGCTTTCAATGAATTGGGACATAGATTTTATTTTTCATTTCCTGATATTCGTCTTCTAATTTACTCATGTGCGTTATACCGCCTCCGCTTTTGAAATAGAGCTTATTGTCCTCTTTTTCAATAAAACGTATCATTACACAGCTGTCGACATTTTCACCGTCGAACCAGCCACAAACTCCCGTGTAATATCCTCGGTCATAGCCTTCTGCCTCCAGGATTATTTCCAGCGTTTTAGGTTTTGGGGCACCTAAAATAGATCCTGCAGGAAGCAATTTTTGCATAATACTTCCTAATTTTCCGTCAAATTCAGGTTTTAATATTCCTGAAATTTCCGAACTCATGGCATATAAATCTTTCTGCCGTGTTTTGAGGAAGTCAATATGCTGAAACTGATCTACACGTACATTATCTGCTACCATGCTTAGATCATTACGGAGCAAATCTACCACTGTATAATGCTCAGCTTTTTCCTTCGGGTCATTCTTTAAGATTTCTGCCGCATTTTCTATGGAGGCATCAATAGTGCCTTTCATAGGATAAGTCAAAATTTTTCCGTCAATAATCTTTACGAAAGTTTCAGGAGAAAAAAATACAAAAAAATCTTTATAAAAAACCTTGTACTTTGCCTCGGAGTGATAAAAAATTTCTTTAAGGCTTAAATTGGTCTCAATTTCAGTTTTTCGGGTATAATTTACCAGATAGGAATTCCCAAGACGAATATTTTTCTGAACTTTATCAAATCCTGTTTTAAAGCTTTCCAGGGTCTCCGGAAAGAATTTCCATTCTACTTTTTTATCAAGCGCTTGTTTCTGTTTTGTGGTTGAAAACATTTGAAAATCAATTAATAACCCTGATTTTTCGATCTCATTTTCTTTATAGATTTCCACCTTCTCTGAAAGGAAATCGATCACAAAGAAATAGGGAACCTTCTGAAGGGAAAGCTCGTCCATTTCCATAAATTTTTGATGATTCACTGAAAACATTCGGCAAAAATACTTATTGATGTTTACTTTTGCATAAAATTTTTATGATGCAGAGTAAATATCCTCAGAAACCGGGAATTGATTTTATATTGAAGCAGGCTTTTTTCTATTGGAATAAAACACTGGTTTTTCAGTTGATGTTTTCAATGATATTTTTTGGAATCTTTCTTACCTCTCTTTTCTTCTTCGGAGACAGGTATGGAATATGGGAGCAGAATCAGGTGCTTACGGAAGCTTTGAAAGAAGGAACAAAGGCCTATATGGAAAAGATAGGACAATTAAGTGCTACTGAAAACTATCAGATGTTTACTCTTGCCATCTGGGCAACTACAGCATTTCTATATCCTCTGAATCTGGGAATGTTCCAGATCTTCAGAAAACTGGATCTTAACGAAAAAATTGAACTGGGAGATTTGTTTGTAGGGTATAACGGAATTAACTTTTTTAAATATCTGGGATATTATCTTTTCTGGTTTATGATTTATAGGTTTACAGTTCCTACGATTCTTTTGGCCATTATTTGGGTAGCAGTGACGGTATTTGTAGCTCCATTGATGTTTTTTACCAATAAAAGGATATTCGAAGCCATTTCTTTAAATTTTAAAGCTCTTAAAATGTATTTTGTAGAAATCATGGTGTGTGTCTTCGTTGCTGTTCTGTTTAAATACCTGGGGTTCAGTTTGTTTTTAATTGGAGGACTTTTCACGTTTCCTTTCTGGAATGCTATGATTTATTCTTTATATAAAACAATATTTTCGGAGAAAAGCTAAAATTCAGTTAGGTTTAATGTGTTTTTTTATCAAAAAAAGTTAAATTTGATAAAATCATTAAAATATTTAAACTATGTCTGAATTTAACGAATTTGATCAGCAAGGTTCTGTTCCCAGTAGGGAAA
This Chryseobacterium sp. G0162 DNA region includes the following protein-coding sequences:
- a CDS encoding aminodeoxychorismate synthase component I, which gives rise to MFSVNHQKFMEMDELSLQKVPYFFVIDFLSEKVEIYKENEIEKSGLLIDFQMFSTTKQKQALDKKVEWKFFPETLESFKTGFDKVQKNIRLGNSYLVNYTRKTEIETNLSLKEIFYHSEAKYKVFYKDFFVFFSPETFVKIIDGKILTYPMKGTIDASIENAAEILKNDPKEKAEHYTVVDLLRNDLSMVADNVRVDQFQHIDFLKTRQKDLYAMSSEISGILKPEFDGKLGSIMQKLLPAGSILGAPKPKTLEIILEAEGYDRGYYTGVCGWFDGENVDSCVMIRFIEKEDNKLYFKSGGGITHMSKLEDEYQEMKNKIYVPIH